One genomic region from Reichenbachiella ulvae encodes:
- a CDS encoding sterol desaturase family protein — MKNNFTIKAAIPLGLIVAGAMASLSIDQNWNLTLVSFIIFVSTAGYIFLLERLIPKKLEWKSTRSSLSIDLKYFASTAIFDSLGRALALTLILNIQSFFDLNQTWNQHLPFWINFALANLIGELLPYFYHRVSHVGNSRSLISLALWKIHSIHHLPTGLNWFKTNWMHPVNMLLNTFLKIVPLLLLGFHEDVIFGVGVLHVVIAYLSHANILTRRSLLDYLIVTPHLHHFHHSVILDEAKNFGNILPFWDLVFGSYFNSDTSVKEVGVVKESNFIYPSEDEYLKQLRFPATIVKGCCKD; from the coding sequence ATGAAAAACAACTTTACAATTAAAGCAGCCATTCCTCTGGGGCTGATCGTCGCAGGTGCCATGGCATCACTTTCTATTGATCAGAATTGGAACTTAACTCTAGTCTCTTTTATCATATTTGTCAGTACAGCCGGCTACATATTCTTATTAGAACGCCTGATCCCTAAAAAGTTGGAATGGAAAAGCACACGATCCTCATTATCTATAGACCTCAAATATTTTGCCTCCACTGCCATTTTTGATAGCCTGGGTCGAGCACTGGCCTTAACATTGATACTCAATATTCAATCTTTCTTTGATCTCAACCAAACATGGAATCAACATCTACCTTTTTGGATCAACTTTGCATTGGCCAACCTGATCGGCGAGCTGCTCCCCTACTTTTACCATCGCGTCAGTCATGTTGGCAACAGCAGGTCTTTAATCAGCTTAGCTCTTTGGAAAATTCATTCCATTCACCACTTACCTACCGGTCTCAATTGGTTCAAAACCAATTGGATGCACCCTGTCAACATGCTACTCAATACTTTCCTCAAAATTGTCCCGCTGCTTTTATTAGGATTCCATGAGGATGTGATTTTTGGAGTAGGGGTGCTACATGTGGTCATCGCCTATCTCTCACACGCCAATATACTGACGAGAAGAAGCCTCTTAGATTACCTGATTGTCACTCCACATCTACACCACTTTCATCACAGTGTCATTTTAGATGAGGCCAAAAATTTTGGAAACATATTACCATTTTGGGATCTGGTCTTCGGTAGCTATTTCAACAGCGACACTTCGGTCAAAGAGGTGGGAGTGGTGAAAGAATCTAATTTCATCTACCCTTCAGAAGATGAATATTTAAAACAATTGCGTTTTCCGGCAACAATAGTCAAAGGATGCTGTAAAGATTAA
- a CDS encoding sigma factor has protein sequence MDTEKLWQQYKNSINQFILSKVNDHEDAADILQEVGLKLALARDRTIHNPKAWLYQVTRNTIADYYRKINRTVETWSSNSSPSACACDLVGFVIQHYLPDTYAQALYLSDVENIPQQQVADRLQLSLSATKSRIKRARKKLRAMISDCVDINYNSSGQIVEYELKTDCELPVDLQKEMKKLNFSL, from the coding sequence ATGGACACAGAAAAACTCTGGCAACAATACAAAAATTCTATCAATCAATTCATCTTGAGTAAAGTGAATGATCACGAAGATGCTGCTGATATTCTACAAGAGGTGGGATTAAAACTGGCCCTAGCTCGTGACAGAACCATCCACAATCCAAAGGCCTGGTTGTATCAAGTGACAAGAAACACGATAGCAGACTACTATCGCAAAATAAATCGAACAGTCGAAACATGGAGCTCCAACAGTTCTCCATCAGCCTGCGCTTGTGATTTGGTAGGGTTTGTGATCCAGCATTATTTACCTGATACATATGCACAAGCCCTCTACCTCAGCGATGTAGAGAATATACCTCAACAACAAGTGGCGGATCGCCTACAGCTAAGCCTAAGTGCTACCAAATCAAGGATTAAAAGGGCTCGAAAAAAACTCAGAGCCATGATCAGTGACTGTGTAGATATTAATTATAATTCAAGTGGTCAGATAGTAGAATATGAGCTAAAAACGGACTGTGAATTGCCCGTCGATCTACAAAAGGAAATGAAAAAACTGAACTTTTCTCTGTAA
- a CDS encoding GNAT family N-acetyltransferase: protein MDIRISEDRNINKDSIVDLYRANGWSAADKPDLLYKALMNSHALVSAWADDRLVGIGNAISDGYLMVYYPHLLVHPDYQGQGIGQQIMDKMQEHYADFHMQMLTADGKAIDFYKKVGFERAGQTEPMWIYQGGEH from the coding sequence ATGGATATTAGAATATCAGAAGACAGAAACATCAACAAGGACTCCATCGTCGACTTGTATCGAGCCAATGGCTGGAGTGCAGCTGACAAACCGGATCTACTGTACAAAGCGCTGATGAATTCACATGCCTTGGTATCGGCCTGGGCTGATGATCGATTGGTTGGGATAGGCAATGCGATCTCAGATGGTTACCTGATGGTGTACTATCCCCACCTCCTGGTACATCCGGACTATCAGGGACAGGGTATTGGTCAGCAGATCATGGACAAAATGCAAGAGCACTATGCCGACTTTCACATGCAGATGCTTACGGCAGATGGCAAAGCCATCGACTTCTACAAGAAAGTAGGATTCGAACGTGCCGGCCAGACCGAACCTATGTGGATTTATCAGGGAGGTGAACACTAA
- a CDS encoding DnaJ domain-containing protein yields MHNHYLDVLELHEGASKAEVKKAYRRLSKVYHPDLNKSEDAQQRFIEITEAYKFLMDVGPRPQTIHQSEPDYGYDPDVEAYRQWREKAKAYARQKQRDAIRRQNELIKNLLRFFNYATFVMLGFNILLELDRYLPMDEAPYEEFEYHRNRGYHDYVEFAEFEMKFDQGLIKEFDVGQPVVVSSTPIFATPVYLHYTQKSGKKHTAYDRYSLAGFFSFMMKLVFLGVLLYFITRNLDTQLSLAIVLMFIYWFELILF; encoded by the coding sequence GTGCACAATCATTATCTGGATGTACTAGAGCTTCACGAAGGAGCCAGTAAAGCTGAAGTAAAGAAGGCTTATAGAAGACTGTCTAAAGTCTACCACCCGGACTTGAATAAGAGCGAGGATGCACAGCAAAGGTTTATTGAGATCACTGAGGCTTACAAATTCCTGATGGATGTGGGGCCGCGTCCTCAGACCATTCATCAATCTGAACCAGACTATGGATATGATCCAGATGTGGAAGCCTACCGACAGTGGAGAGAAAAAGCCAAGGCCTATGCCAGACAAAAGCAAAGAGACGCCATTCGTCGGCAAAACGAACTGATCAAAAATCTCTTGCGATTTTTCAATTATGCCACTTTTGTCATGTTGGGATTTAACATTCTGTTAGAGCTGGATCGTTATCTACCTATGGACGAAGCACCTTATGAGGAGTTTGAGTATCATCGCAACCGCGGCTATCATGATTATGTGGAGTTTGCTGAATTCGAAATGAAATTTGATCAGGGATTGATCAAGGAGTTTGATGTGGGGCAGCCAGTAGTAGTCAGTTCGACTCCTATCTTTGCTACTCCTGTGTATCTACACTATACCCAAAAGAGTGGTAAGAAACACACTGCCTATGATAGATACTCGCTAGCAGGCTTTTTCAGTTTTATGATGAAACTCGTGTTTCTTGGCGTACTTCTTTACTTCATTACACGCAATCTGGATACGCAACTTTCATTGGCGATTGTATTGATGTTTATCTATTGGTTCGAGTTGATCTTGTTCTAA
- a CDS encoding FtsB family cell division protein, translating to MRQSIKFTKNFYFIATVVFLIWMLFFDSNDFYSQYQLKNKVEELEDQKAYYQDKIKDTEADREALLNDAELLEKFAREKYYMKKDGEEVFVVVEE from the coding sequence ATGAGGCAGTCAATCAAATTTACCAAAAACTTCTACTTCATTGCTACCGTAGTATTTTTGATCTGGATGCTGTTTTTTGATTCTAATGATTTTTACTCCCAGTACCAGTTGAAAAACAAGGTGGAGGAATTAGAAGATCAAAAAGCTTACTATCAAGACAAGATCAAAGACACCGAGGCAGATCGAGAAGCCTTGCTCAACGATGCGGAACTCCTCGAAAAATTTGCCCGTGAGAAATATTATATGAAAAAAGATGGCGAAGAGGTATTCGTCGTGGTAGAAGAATAA
- a CDS encoding DUF4230 domain-containing protein encodes MTRLIRTILQILPWLLLLLILSWMVVEEKFFSDNSEAVQETRVSTLLSQVEQMGKIELTRYNFQEVTEIKNVVESIDLGLFKYKPVPDSKAVLISQGEAVGCIDLTLVTEKDIVYREDTIFIRLPKPELCYFKLDLKNSRIYDLQIDYMNREDRKAFMERLYKEAESNIKDSALKMGILVQTEDNAHRILTPLFQSVAQQPIVFIFDRLSGIQISPATD; translated from the coding sequence ATGACACGATTGATCCGAACGATTCTGCAAATTCTTCCATGGTTGCTACTCTTGCTTATCCTATCGTGGATGGTAGTGGAAGAAAAATTCTTTAGTGATAACAGTGAGGCGGTTCAGGAAACACGTGTATCTACCCTGCTGAGTCAAGTGGAACAAATGGGTAAAATTGAACTGACCCGTTACAATTTCCAGGAAGTCACTGAGATTAAAAATGTGGTGGAAAGTATCGATCTGGGCCTCTTCAAATACAAACCTGTGCCCGATTCAAAGGCCGTATTGATCTCCCAGGGAGAAGCGGTTGGCTGCATCGACCTTACTCTGGTAACGGAAAAAGATATTGTATACAGGGAGGATACCATTTTCATTCGCCTACCAAAACCCGAGCTGTGCTACTTCAAACTAGATCTGAAAAACTCCCGTATCTACGACTTGCAGATCGACTACATGAATCGTGAAGACAGAAAAGCATTTATGGAGCGGCTTTACAAGGAGGCCGAAAGCAACATCAAAGATTCAGCCTTAAAAATGGGCATCCTCGTTCAGACTGAAGACAATGCCCACCGCATCCTCACTCCTCTATTTCAAAGTGTGGCCCAGCAGCCCATTGTATTCATCTTCGATCGACTGTCTGGTATCCAGATTTCTCCTGCCACCGACTGA
- a CDS encoding sodium:solute symporter family protein, whose translation MYIYLLIYVVFIIGLSLYLSRSSNQEDYLIGGRDRGSWTILFSKFAGAIGVSTLISYTGYAYKFGPGMFGLLLGAVIGYLLFALWASPRILRMSTIGKFYTQGDLPAHTTGSVQTAWLTNGITTAVQFFWILLSLAGGAKVISYFQLFSYEVALLITSGVVLAYVLASGYKAVVLTDVVQAIIILFFLGLLVYGIVQGQGHELINTTTSEKVSIGSIIGLMLYGGLSVFGLADRYQLCYAAKDERSLKRGMGLAIVPVLLIAFLLLLLGLYVYRQDSTLDPDMVFVYAAQHIMEASWIPLLLVLFFAGLMSTADSAIFAVASHTSISIAPDQKVKGVRIATVLTVLLAFVVTYFWRSIVDITIVGGALRMTMAVAMIYVIKGNKNKGRFIGSALGGVAGLVIGLIIFGAKPTLAILVLVGSLLGLFYRTKKEVSIDN comes from the coding sequence ATGTATATCTACCTACTCATTTATGTTGTCTTTATCATTGGATTGTCCCTCTACCTTTCCCGTTCTTCTAATCAGGAAGACTATCTAATAGGTGGACGTGATCGCGGCAGTTGGACCATTCTTTTCTCCAAATTCGCTGGAGCCATAGGGGTCAGCACACTCATTAGCTATACCGGCTATGCCTACAAATTTGGACCGGGCATGTTCGGACTACTGTTAGGAGCAGTGATCGGCTACCTCCTCTTTGCCCTCTGGGCCTCTCCTCGAATCCTTCGAATGTCGACCATTGGAAAATTTTATACGCAAGGGGATCTGCCAGCCCATACCACGGGTTCTGTCCAAACCGCCTGGCTAACCAATGGCATCACTACGGCAGTTCAGTTCTTCTGGATACTCCTTTCACTGGCCGGCGGAGCTAAAGTCATTTCCTACTTCCAATTATTCTCGTACGAAGTAGCCTTGCTGATTACCTCAGGAGTAGTCCTCGCCTATGTCCTGGCTTCCGGATACAAAGCCGTGGTACTCACTGATGTAGTTCAAGCCATCATCATACTATTCTTTTTAGGGCTACTGGTCTATGGAATCGTTCAGGGACAAGGGCACGAACTGATCAACACCACTACCAGCGAAAAAGTGAGCATCGGCAGCATCATCGGACTGATGCTCTATGGTGGGCTTTCTGTATTTGGACTGGCGGATCGCTACCAGCTGTGCTATGCTGCCAAAGACGAGCGCTCACTGAAACGTGGTATGGGTTTGGCCATAGTACCCGTTTTATTGATTGCCTTTCTGCTCTTACTACTTGGTCTGTATGTCTATCGGCAAGACAGCACTTTGGACCCAGATATGGTCTTTGTCTATGCGGCTCAGCATATCATGGAAGCCAGCTGGATCCCTCTTTTACTTGTTTTATTCTTCGCAGGGCTCATGAGCACCGCCGACAGTGCCATCTTTGCGGTGGCTTCTCATACCAGCATATCAATAGCTCCTGATCAGAAAGTGAAAGGTGTCAGAATCGCCACAGTGCTTACAGTGCTTCTGGCTTTTGTGGTGACTTATTTCTGGAGAAGTATTGTGGATATCACCATCGTCGGAGGAGCCCTCCGAATGACAATGGCTGTTGCCATGATCTATGTAATCAAGGGCAATAAAAACAAAGGGCGATTCATCGGAAGTGCCCTTGGTGGAGTGGCTGGCCTGGTCATCGGGCTTATTATCTTTGGGGCAAAGCCTACGCTGGCCATTCTAGTATTAGTGGGGTCGCTATTGGGTTTGTTTTACCGAACGAAAAAGGAGGTATCAATAGACAACTGA
- a CDS encoding TerB family tellurite resistance protein translates to MTNQSIPTEFQRLLLQTVFAFMICDTHISQDEVALIKENASDKLFGDLNIEDELAELIDHVNRRGIDFFDDYFKRVKRIEMDEEQELLLLESAIKTVQADDSIKPEEVNFLKILRVLLKLTNDKILEKFPVVGPQFIDKDRFTDIYFKELYANYAKLTEMPVFDVSDVQDITDTVKDKMK, encoded by the coding sequence ATGACAAATCAATCAATCCCCACCGAATTCCAAAGACTTTTGCTTCAAACAGTATTCGCATTCATGATATGCGATACACATATTTCTCAAGACGAAGTAGCCTTGATCAAGGAAAACGCAAGTGACAAACTTTTTGGAGACCTAAACATTGAAGATGAATTAGCCGAGTTAATCGATCACGTCAACAGACGTGGAATCGATTTTTTTGATGACTATTTCAAGCGAGTAAAAAGAATTGAAATGGACGAAGAGCAAGAACTTCTACTTCTTGAATCAGCCATTAAAACAGTGCAAGCTGATGATTCCATCAAGCCTGAAGAAGTAAACTTCTTAAAAATCCTTAGGGTGTTACTCAAACTTACAAATGATAAAATTTTAGAAAAATTCCCCGTTGTAGGCCCTCAGTTCATTGACAAAGATCGCTTCACAGATATCTATTTCAAGGAGCTCTATGCCAACTATGCCAAGCTCACAGAGATGCCTGTCTTTGATGTGAGCGATGTGCAGGACATCACAGATACGGTAAAAGACAAAATGAAGTAA
- a CDS encoding caspase family protein, whose amino-acid sequence MRILLTVITLTCFLTQANAQQLSIDNQGHAGLIHDLEFIENGQKLLSVSEDKTVRVWDVASGTLAKTYRFETEGGVNGRIYAAALSKDQHYLFLGGYFDHENGEGEKIGEIRVLDLINEKLITPFKGHSNVVLDMVVSKDGSKLISVAADQSIIVWDITSPRAPSKIKTISGIPSIVSAIDISENGANIAAGDVDGYIRTWATSGSASSKFKVHSDAIRDVCYVGGNLYSAGEDGQIIKWTEEGKFMGAFDELPGAVNVLEGSADGQYLTAMGRVGLVYSLSTQSPISKFDYHTNAVSAITSASFAQFEGKQGNYVASAGGDDKNILIWETKSGTLERNLVGKGKSVFGIGVNEASNEIAFSQSNLTGLLDDVKLEKVFDLDELLLNQTPESLTEFHTATLSKGGMTLEKSSSSSLLAGGRTINLDEQKDGDLRSFTYLNDGQAIAIGSTYSLKKFKTDGSLLGSFDGHEGEVWALTDFASENLLLSASNDQTIKIWNNQTGENLVTLFVASDNEWVIWTPQGFYEASAGGEKYIGWHINMGRNSLAEFHDVSAFSTFYHRPDVIKAILDLKSYDAVASQLNLTDKPAEKIDPPVIKWITEPNLIVKGNKTSVSFTIQSHSPVSQLKLLADGRPIYHESDLSISGDGYAEKIELDVELPEGTNQSYAFTVFAVDEQSKVLSGERMIAFESIEEDQGEKTSEVEETEVETYEEPAEEPAETYVPSYAGNRDNTTLTLDPVETKVKKSNLYMVSIGVSEFADSSLDLRYADDDADAIDELFKGQKDKMFSGVTSLKLTNENATRAKILKTFQRLEEYTTVDDFVIIFIATHGMNVEDNFYIVPHDGDARNPRISCIDWRDFSDLVGNMSARVVLFIDTCHSGQLGNNMGQKSLSNTEAVRELSGKEYGVVIMAAATGYEYSLEHPDWGHGAFTLSLIEGLQEGKADVKKDGIIYLRELDYYLSERVQELTGGRQHPTTQKPSSISRLSLAKVK is encoded by the coding sequence ATGAGAATCTTACTGACTGTAATTACACTTACGTGTTTCTTGACTCAAGCCAATGCACAACAATTAAGCATCGACAATCAAGGGCACGCAGGTTTGATTCACGATTTAGAATTTATTGAGAATGGCCAAAAATTACTTTCTGTATCTGAAGACAAAACGGTTAGAGTTTGGGATGTAGCCAGTGGTACACTGGCCAAAACCTACCGATTCGAAACTGAAGGAGGAGTGAATGGTAGGATCTATGCTGCTGCTCTTTCTAAGGACCAGCATTACTTGTTTTTGGGTGGTTATTTCGATCACGAAAATGGAGAGGGAGAAAAAATTGGAGAGATCAGAGTATTGGATTTGATCAACGAAAAATTAATTACTCCATTCAAGGGGCATTCTAATGTAGTTCTGGACATGGTAGTCTCCAAAGATGGTTCTAAGCTCATCAGTGTAGCTGCTGACCAATCCATTATCGTTTGGGACATCACCTCGCCACGAGCACCTTCTAAAATCAAAACCATCAGCGGTATTCCATCTATAGTCAGTGCCATTGATATCAGCGAAAATGGAGCCAATATTGCTGCAGGCGATGTGGATGGATATATTAGAACCTGGGCCACAAGTGGCAGTGCATCCAGCAAATTCAAAGTACACTCGGATGCGATTCGAGATGTATGTTATGTCGGTGGCAATCTTTACTCTGCAGGTGAGGATGGTCAGATCATCAAATGGACCGAAGAAGGCAAATTCATGGGGGCATTTGATGAATTACCTGGAGCGGTCAATGTACTGGAGGGATCTGCCGATGGTCAATACCTGACTGCCATGGGCCGAGTTGGTCTGGTCTATAGCCTGAGCACACAAAGCCCAATTTCTAAATTTGATTACCACACCAATGCAGTCAGTGCGATCACCAGTGCTTCATTCGCCCAATTCGAAGGAAAGCAAGGAAATTATGTAGCTTCTGCAGGTGGCGATGATAAGAATATATTAATCTGGGAAACCAAATCCGGGACGCTCGAAAGAAACTTAGTAGGTAAAGGAAAAAGTGTATTTGGAATCGGTGTGAATGAAGCAAGCAATGAAATTGCCTTCAGTCAAAGTAACCTAACAGGTTTATTAGATGATGTCAAATTAGAAAAGGTATTTGATCTTGATGAACTTCTTCTGAATCAAACGCCTGAATCCTTAACCGAGTTTCACACAGCCACTCTGTCAAAAGGGGGCATGACTTTGGAAAAATCCTCCTCTTCTTCCCTATTAGCTGGAGGTAGAACGATCAATTTGGATGAACAAAAAGATGGTGATCTTAGAAGCTTCACTTACCTCAATGATGGTCAGGCTATTGCCATAGGTTCAACCTATTCCTTGAAAAAATTTAAAACTGATGGAAGTTTACTTGGTTCTTTTGATGGTCATGAAGGAGAAGTTTGGGCATTAACTGATTTCGCATCAGAGAACCTACTGCTATCCGCAAGCAACGATCAGACCATCAAAATATGGAACAATCAGACTGGAGAAAATCTGGTTACTCTTTTTGTTGCATCAGACAACGAATGGGTAATTTGGACTCCACAGGGTTTTTATGAAGCATCTGCCGGAGGAGAAAAATACATAGGCTGGCACATCAACATGGGGCGAAATTCCCTTGCAGAATTTCACGATGTATCTGCCTTCAGCACCTTTTATCATAGGCCGGATGTAATCAAGGCTATTTTGGATTTAAAGTCATATGATGCAGTTGCTTCTCAATTGAACCTTACGGACAAACCAGCCGAGAAAATCGATCCACCCGTCATCAAATGGATTACAGAACCTAACCTGATCGTAAAAGGAAATAAAACTTCTGTCTCTTTCACTATTCAATCCCACTCTCCTGTAAGCCAATTGAAGCTTTTGGCAGACGGTAGACCTATCTATCACGAATCTGATTTGTCTATTTCCGGAGATGGCTATGCGGAAAAAATTGAATTGGATGTAGAGCTTCCAGAAGGAACAAATCAAAGCTACGCCTTTACTGTGTTTGCAGTGGACGAACAGTCCAAAGTACTATCTGGGGAGAGAATGATTGCTTTTGAGAGTATTGAAGAAGATCAGGGAGAAAAAACTTCAGAAGTAGAAGAAACGGAAGTAGAAACCTATGAGGAGCCTGCCGAGGAGCCAGCAGAAACTTACGTTCCAAGCTATGCGGGCAACAGGGACAATACCACCCTCACTTTAGATCCGGTCGAAACTAAAGTTAAAAAGAGTAATCTCTATATGGTATCGATCGGTGTTTCTGAATTTGCCGATTCCAGTTTGGACCTTAGATATGCCGATGATGATGCCGATGCGATTGATGAACTTTTCAAAGGTCAAAAGGACAAAATGTTCAGTGGTGTCACTAGTTTGAAGCTGACTAACGAGAATGCCACGAGAGCAAAAATCCTAAAAACCTTCCAGCGCCTGGAAGAGTATACGACAGTCGACGATTTCGTGATCATATTCATTGCCACACATGGCATGAATGTAGAAGACAACTTCTACATAGTACCCCACGATGGTGATGCACGTAACCCAAGAATATCCTGCATCGACTGGAGAGACTTCTCTGATCTGGTAGGCAACATGTCTGCGCGAGTAGTTTTGTTCATAGATACTTGTCATAGTGGCCAACTAGGCAACAACATGGGACAAAAAAGCCTAAGCAACACAGAAGCAGTTCGTGAATTGTCTGGCAAAGAGTATGGAGTAGTGATTATGGCTGCTGCTACGGGCTATGAATACTCTCTTGAGCATCCAGATTGGGGCCATGGTGCTTTTACTCTATCACTCATAGAAGGGCTTCAAGAAGGAAAAGCCGATGTGAAAAAAGACGGAATCATCTACCTTCGCGAATTGGATTACTATCTATCCGAACGAGTACAAGAACTGACTGGAGGAAGACAGCATCCGACTACTCAAAAGCCAAGTTCAATCAGCAGATTGTCACTGGCAAAGGTCAAATAA
- a CDS encoding DUF4384 domain-containing protein → MKTHFITISFILLPLFVALGQAPAWTNFVYRNANYPQSEYLIGFMSERNLNEEPEADLLNRLKGYSQDQLVESILVDIQSISTLNIHNVNANTHEDFKRSSTSVSNASIAGMKFETFYDKRKKVGYAFAYAKKDDVINQYSNETNQYFDQVNTKFAIIQNQLNSGEKDKALKGLYEMQTTLKNIEQNITMLITLTGDYNHPAVKRDLFNRHKVNIDKELSELRSTEQSSIDDAAFAIAHSLKLTIGEVDKIIRINNFTFEDTPMTSPFSRRMTSSLQQKLIQQGFKVATEGSQDQDALILNGTYWEEPGKLKISTLTREQKNSVAVASAECYLSTQALDDLQVAYKPENYEDALVSMKQFAKNEITGGGLKVEVFTNKGKDNLIYTEGEELKLFIKANKECYIRFIYHLADGSKVLLLDDYYLGREYVNKAYQLPEIFECTQPFGFEILQLNAQSEPFPPLATKEQYGYKFIQEDAEAIIQKTRGFKVSRKTEELKAEARLNITTMSR, encoded by the coding sequence ATGAAAACCCATTTTATTACTATTTCTTTCATACTACTGCCACTATTCGTTGCATTAGGACAAGCACCTGCCTGGACTAATTTTGTATACAGAAATGCCAATTACCCCCAATCAGAATACCTCATTGGGTTTATGTCCGAACGCAACTTAAACGAAGAACCTGAAGCCGATCTACTCAATAGACTGAAGGGATATAGTCAGGACCAATTGGTAGAAAGTATTTTGGTTGATATTCAAAGTATCAGCACACTTAACATTCATAATGTAAATGCCAATACTCATGAAGATTTCAAACGAAGCAGCACCTCAGTAAGTAATGCGAGTATTGCTGGGATGAAATTTGAAACCTTCTATGACAAAAGAAAAAAGGTAGGTTATGCATTTGCCTATGCTAAGAAAGATGACGTGATCAATCAGTACAGCAATGAGACGAACCAGTACTTCGATCAGGTCAATACCAAATTTGCCATCATTCAAAACCAACTAAACAGTGGTGAAAAAGACAAAGCGCTGAAAGGCCTTTACGAAATGCAAACCACACTAAAAAACATTGAGCAAAACATCACCATGCTCATCACATTGACTGGAGACTATAATCACCCAGCAGTAAAACGTGACTTGTTCAACAGACACAAGGTCAACATAGATAAGGAATTAAGTGAACTCAGAAGCACTGAACAAAGCAGTATTGATGATGCAGCGTTTGCCATTGCTCACTCGTTGAAACTCACCATTGGTGAGGTAGACAAAATCATTCGCATCAACAACTTCACTTTTGAAGATACCCCAATGACTAGTCCATTCTCCAGAAGAATGACTTCCAGTCTTCAGCAAAAACTAATTCAGCAAGGATTCAAAGTAGCTACAGAAGGAAGCCAGGATCAAGATGCTTTGATTCTGAACGGAACCTACTGGGAAGAACCAGGAAAGCTAAAAATCAGTACGCTTACAAGAGAGCAAAAAAACTCTGTGGCAGTCGCAAGTGCTGAATGCTATCTATCCACACAAGCCCTCGACGATCTACAAGTTGCCTATAAGCCGGAAAACTATGAAGATGCGCTGGTGAGCATGAAGCAGTTTGCCAAAAATGAAATCACAGGTGGCGGACTGAAAGTAGAAGTATTCACCAACAAAGGAAAAGACAACCTCATCTACACAGAAGGAGAAGAATTGAAGCTATTCATCAAGGCGAACAAGGAATGCTACATCAGGTTCATCTATCACCTGGCAGATGGCAGTAAAGTTTTGTTGCTTGATGATTATTACCTGGGTCGTGAGTATGTCAATAAAGCCTACCAGCTGCCAGAAATATTCGAATGTACGCAACCCTTTGGGTTCGAAATCTTGCAACTCAATGCTCAAAGCGAGCCTTTCCCTCCACTAGCTACTAAAGAACAATATGGATATAAGTTTATCCAGGAAGATGCAGAAGCTATCATTCAAAAAACAAGAGGCTTCAAAGTATCTCGAAAAACTGAAGAGTTAAAAGCAGAAGCTCGGCTCAACATCACTACCATGAGTAGGTAA